A genomic stretch from Croceibacterium aestuarii includes:
- a CDS encoding MFS transporter → MRQSTFSAAIADRPLRPFQVVVMIFGLALLVIDGIDLQSLSLVTPVILEEWGIDRASFGPALAASLFGMGFGSFFGGMLGDRIGRLRTLFIACLIFGASTMIAAHTNTVWEMTAVRVLGGLGFGAAYPNALALVSDWVSEKWRPHAVSFLSVGIPVGISISAAVMPLLLPAYGWRGAFTIFGLVSIVLGVLIVLVLREPPSFLLARGKRAAAQKSAARVIAADIELLPESLQEAGVPEGELVGVFHRRNLRLNIGMVISFSATTTLVYGILNWTPELLTSAGFPLDQALRASFWQGILSIVGGLSAGFTTRTFGSRTVTVVGAAAILATIVALGVMVGGLDGAPTPVQRETIILLEGLAVGLVSMMITVFYVVMASGYPHSCRAGGIGFVITSGRVMSITMVMGGGWLMNLGTNFVWYFVTLAVIAVMIFAAAFIVDCQIEPKRKAVVV, encoded by the coding sequence ATGCGCCAGTCGACATTCAGCGCGGCGATCGCCGACCGGCCGCTCAGGCCTTTCCAGGTCGTGGTGATGATTTTCGGGCTGGCGTTGCTGGTCATCGACGGGATCGACCTGCAATCGCTATCGCTGGTCACCCCGGTCATCCTCGAGGAATGGGGCATCGACCGCGCATCGTTCGGCCCGGCGCTGGCTGCCTCGCTGTTCGGCATGGGCTTCGGCTCGTTCTTCGGCGGAATGCTCGGCGACAGGATCGGCCGGCTCCGCACCCTGTTCATCGCGTGCCTCATCTTCGGCGCTTCGACCATGATCGCGGCGCATACGAACACGGTCTGGGAAATGACCGCGGTGCGCGTACTCGGGGGGCTCGGCTTCGGCGCCGCCTATCCGAACGCGCTGGCACTGGTCAGCGACTGGGTCTCGGAAAAGTGGCGTCCGCACGCCGTCTCGTTCCTGTCGGTCGGCATCCCGGTCGGCATCTCGATCAGCGCCGCGGTCATGCCGTTGCTGCTGCCCGCATATGGTTGGCGCGGGGCATTCACCATCTTCGGCCTCGTCTCGATCGTGCTGGGCGTGTTGATCGTGCTAGTCCTGCGCGAGCCGCCCTCGTTCCTGCTGGCGCGTGGCAAGCGTGCGGCGGCACAGAAGAGCGCCGCACGGGTCATCGCCGCGGATATCGAGCTGTTGCCCGAATCGCTGCAAGAGGCCGGAGTCCCCGAAGGCGAGCTGGTCGGGGTCTTCCACCGCCGCAACCTGCGGCTCAACATCGGCATGGTCATCAGCTTCTCCGCCACGACGACGCTGGTCTACGGCATTCTCAACTGGACCCCCGAACTGCTGACTTCTGCCGGTTTTCCGCTCGACCAGGCGCTGCGGGCGAGCTTCTGGCAAGGCATTCTCTCGATTGTCGGCGGCCTTTCGGCGGGTTTCACCACCCGCACGTTCGGTTCGCGAACGGTGACGGTCGTCGGCGCGGCGGCGATCCTCGCGACGATCGTCGCGCTCGGCGTGATGGTCGGCGGGCTCGACGGCGCACCCACGCCCGTCCAGCGCGAGACGATCATCCTGCTCGAAGGACTCGCCGTTGGGCTGGTGAGCATGATGATCACGGTGTTCTACGTCGTCATGGCCTCGGGCTATCCGCATTCCTGCCGCGCCGGCGGGATCGGCTTCGTCATCACTTCGGGCCGGGTCATGTCGATCACCATGGTCATGGGCGGCGGCTGGCTGATGAATCTCGGCACCAATTTCGTCTGGTATTTCGTCACTCTGGCGGTGATTGCGGTGATGATTTTCGCCGCGGCATTCATCGTCGACTGCCAGATCGAACCCAAGCGCAAGGCGGTAGTTGTATGA
- a CDS encoding UdgX family uracil-DNA binding protein (This protein belongs to the uracil DNA glycosylase superfamily, members of which act in excision repair of DNA. However, it belongs more specifically to UdgX branch, whose founding member was found to bind uracil in DNA (where it does not belong), without cleaving it, appears to promote DNA repair by a pathway involving RecA, rather than base excision.), translated as MTGTDEDDVRPTSLAAIDRAIHQCRRCPIGLLDNTAVMGEGLKRSILMVVGEQPGDQEDRAGKPFVGPSGQLLDRYLAEAGIDREATYVTNAVKHFKFVQRGKRRLHQSPTSGEIDACRWWLDSELAVVRPKVVLALGGSAARGVLGKSVTISRTRGHPIPLDGGGEAWVTAHPSYLLRLRDAKKREQERLFRADLAAVAERLAELSA; from the coding sequence ATGACCGGGACAGACGAGGACGATGTGCGGCCGACGTCGCTGGCAGCTATCGACAGGGCCATTCACCAATGTCGGCGCTGCCCGATCGGCCTGCTCGACAACACCGCGGTGATGGGCGAAGGGCTCAAGCGCTCGATCCTGATGGTGGTGGGCGAGCAGCCGGGCGACCAGGAAGACCGCGCCGGCAAACCTTTCGTCGGTCCGTCCGGGCAATTGCTCGACCGCTATCTCGCCGAGGCCGGGATCGACCGCGAGGCGACCTATGTCACCAACGCGGTCAAGCACTTCAAGTTCGTCCAGCGCGGAAAGCGGCGGCTGCACCAATCGCCGACCAGTGGGGAGATCGACGCCTGTCGCTGGTGGCTCGACAGCGAGCTGGCGGTGGTGCGGCCGAAGGTCGTGCTGGCGCTTGGCGGCAGTGCGGCTCGCGGCGTGCTCGGCAAGAGCGTAACGATTTCGCGCACCCGCGGCCACCCAATCCCGCTCGACGGCGGCGGCGAGGCCTGGGTCACGGCCCATCCCTCGTATTTGCTGCGCCTGAGGGACGCGAAAAAGCGCGAGCAGGAGCGGCTGTTCAGGGCCGACCTCGCGGCGGTCGCGGAGCGGCTGGCGGAGCTTTCCGCATGA
- a CDS encoding DUF6504 family protein: MSIWLPRLAIDRWRQAEGLQEGQGADAEPLVLITETAHGPRINAANRAGLQAGAQPGMMVADARTLCPALKTLPSDPAGDRDFLERLALWARRWGPWSAIDPPDAVLVDVTAVAHLFGGEDRLLADAAELFGHRGLTARLAIAPTAGAAWALSHYGQQCSILSPPVEVNIPAMLSDLPVAALRLDGDVLTVLRRLGLKRLGQLEGIGRDALQRRFRTRRAPAANPLTRMDQLLGRVPEPLLPVVPVQIPLVQRRLLEPIRHRPLLDTVLADLAADMARELEGQGQGARRLELGLWRVDGEVVVRALELAAATRDAAHIVRLFAAKIDDVDAGFGIEMVRLRASWAEPLALEQIDIEAAAEEHGTSLAACIDRLAVRLGPKAVRRPVPRASHIPERAQGWQPPLEPEAASQGELAFHARPLKLLDRPEPIAVLYASPDGLPQRFRWRGAVHEVARAEGPERIAPEWWRETGRARLRDYYRVEDGEGRRYWIYRLGLAGDGRGGPPDWFMQGLCG, from the coding sequence ATGTCGATCTGGCTGCCCCGCCTGGCGATCGATCGCTGGCGGCAGGCCGAAGGCCTTCAGGAAGGGCAGGGGGCGGACGCCGAGCCGCTCGTCCTGATTACCGAAACCGCGCACGGGCCGCGGATCAATGCCGCCAACCGCGCTGGGCTGCAGGCCGGGGCGCAGCCGGGCATGATGGTGGCCGACGCGCGCACGCTGTGCCCCGCGCTGAAAACGCTGCCGAGCGACCCGGCGGGCGATCGCGACTTCCTCGAACGGCTTGCGCTGTGGGCGCGGCGCTGGGGTCCTTGGAGTGCGATCGATCCGCCCGACGCCGTGCTGGTCGACGTGACCGCGGTGGCGCACCTGTTCGGCGGCGAGGATCGCCTGCTGGCCGATGCGGCCGAGCTGTTCGGCCACCGCGGCCTCACCGCGCGTCTCGCCATCGCCCCGACCGCCGGGGCGGCCTGGGCGCTGTCGCATTATGGGCAACAGTGCAGCATTCTTTCTCCCCCGGTCGAAGTGAATATTCCGGCGATGCTTTCCGATCTCCCGGTCGCCGCGCTGCGTCTCGATGGCGACGTGCTGACCGTGCTGCGCCGCCTCGGGCTCAAGCGGCTCGGCCAGCTCGAGGGGATCGGGCGCGACGCGTTGCAGCGCCGTTTCCGCACCCGCCGCGCGCCGGCGGCCAACCCGTTGACCCGGATGGACCAGCTGCTCGGCCGCGTGCCCGAGCCGCTGCTGCCGGTTGTCCCTGTGCAAATCCCGCTGGTCCAGCGCCGCCTGCTCGAGCCGATCCGCCACCGCCCGCTGCTCGACACCGTGCTTGCCGACCTCGCTGCCGACATGGCGCGCGAACTCGAAGGGCAGGGGCAGGGCGCACGGCGGCTCGAGCTGGGGCTATGGCGGGTCGACGGCGAGGTGGTCGTGCGCGCGCTCGAACTCGCCGCCGCGACCCGCGACGCCGCGCACATCGTCCGCCTGTTCGCCGCCAAGATCGACGACGTCGATGCCGGGTTCGGGATCGAAATGGTCCGCCTGCGCGCCAGCTGGGCCGAGCCGCTGGCGCTCGAACAAATCGATATCGAGGCCGCGGCCGAGGAGCACGGCACCAGCCTCGCGGCTTGCATCGACCGCCTGGCCGTGCGGCTCGGGCCGAAAGCGGTGCGCCGCCCGGTCCCGCGCGCCAGCCACATCCCCGAACGCGCGCAAGGCTGGCAGCCGCCGCTCGAACCCGAAGCAGCCAGCCAGGGCGAACTCGCCTTCCACGCCCGGCCCCTGAAGCTGCTCGACCGCCCCGAGCCGATCGCCGTGCTCTACGCCAGCCCCGACGGCTTGCCGCAACGCTTCCGCTGGCGCGGCGCGGTGCACGAGGTCGCTCGCGCCGAAGGCCCCGAACGCATCGCTCCCGAATGGTGGCGCGAAACCGGCCGTGCCCGCTTGCGTGACTACTACCGCGTCGAGGACGGCGAAGGCCGGCGCTACTGGATCTATCGCCTCGGGCTGGCGGGGGACGGGCGCGGCGGGCCACCCGACTGGTTCATGCAGGGGCTGTGTGGGTAG
- a CDS encoding TauD/TfdA dioxygenase family protein encodes MGRHDQVEGMEDYPDIIEVRQEPTDTRNFGGAWHGDVTYLPEPPLGSILYAKEVPEVGGDTLWSNLYLAYDDLSEGMKRLIDNLVVMHTPAKIYGEKALDWGKDSSVRSSPTSAAHWEHPHPLVRTHPESGRMLYYVSGAFTPRFADMTEEESAPLLDYLMAQATREPFTCRWRWQAGDVAFWDNRATLHYALNDYAGERRVMHRVTVNGEAPVR; translated from the coding sequence CTGGGCCGGCACGACCAGGTCGAGGGGATGGAGGACTATCCCGACATCATCGAGGTGCGGCAGGAACCGACCGACACGCGCAATTTCGGCGGCGCCTGGCATGGCGACGTCACCTACCTGCCCGAACCGCCGCTCGGCTCGATCCTCTATGCGAAGGAGGTGCCCGAAGTCGGCGGCGACACGCTGTGGTCGAACCTTTACCTCGCATACGACGATCTATCGGAGGGAATGAAGCGCCTGATCGACAACCTCGTCGTCATGCACACCCCCGCCAAGATCTACGGTGAGAAGGCGCTCGACTGGGGCAAGGACAGCTCGGTTCGTTCCTCGCCCACCTCGGCGGCGCACTGGGAGCACCCGCACCCGCTGGTCCGCACCCACCCCGAAAGCGGGCGCATGCTCTACTATGTCAGCGGCGCCTTCACCCCGCGCTTCGCCGACATGACCGAGGAGGAAAGCGCTCCGCTGCTCGACTACCTGATGGCCCAGGCGACCCGCGAGCCGTTCACCTGCCGCTGGCGCTGGCAGGCCGGCGACGTCGCCTTCTGGGACAACCGCGCCACGCTGCACTATGCGCTTAACGACTACGCCGGCGAGCGGCGGGTGATGCACCGGGTGACGGTGAACGGGGAAGCGCCGGTGCGGTAA